The following coding sequences are from one Primulina eburnea isolate SZY01 chromosome 15, ASM2296580v1, whole genome shotgun sequence window:
- the LOC140815272 gene encoding F-box/kelch-repeat protein At3g06240-like — translation MVDPRLPEDVLIEILIRLPVKSIVKLRCVSRTWRDLIRSPIFINRYQNRERKQSVLLVKRYTKRQTEDEAILSFHNPDFPELLVSPYLSIPVLNDLDFPTRICSNFRGYFHVPIYGPCNGLVCIPVDNIIFLCNPALREFKPLPPPSIPCPKGYEIWAFEFGFGFDPNTGAYKVIQISRIGADNYEDFYLNRDHYERLDLYDSASNSWKHIDEKLPKITCMTSFQTFFGGAFHWYASKDINDYPYILCFDIRTEAFQLLDFPDDFPKAEGLSSLTVLNENLAMIGFPRWRGEPEPSQIIEIWVMKQYGVKESWTKQFVIGPYMVFCPLLLLNDEWLLVESDNGQLGLCALHENKFKGLPFYGFHLSLSAVVYEESLISLNDIISSDCENE, via the coding sequence ATGGTGGATCCACGGCTGCCAGAGGATGTATTAATCGAAATTTTGATACGTCTCCCGGTGAAATCTATAGTAAAACTCAGGTGCGTTTCAAGAACATggcgtgatttgattagaagtCCTATTTTCATCAACAGATACCAAAACCGTGAGAGAAAACAGAGTGTGTTGCTTGTGAAACGCTATACGAAACGACAAACTGAAGACGAGGCGATACTCTCTTTTCACAATCCAGATTTCCCCGAATTATTGGTATCACCCTATCTATCCATTCCCGTTTTGAATGATCTAGACTTCCCTACACGCATTTGTTCCAATTTCCGAGGATATTTCCATGTCCCAATATACGGTCCTTGCAATGGGCTCGTTTGCATCCCAGTTGACAATATCATTTTCTTATGCAATCCGGCATTGCGAGAATTCAAGCCGCTTCCCCCTCCGAGCATTCCCTGTCCGAAGGGTTATGAAATATGGGCTTTTGAATTTGGATTTGGGTTTGACCCAAACACTGGCGCTTACAAGGTAATTCAAATTTCGCGAATCGGTGCAGACAACTACGAAGATTTCTATCTCAATCGGGATCATTACGAGAGGTTAGATTTATACGATTCAGCCTCCAATTCATGGAAGCATATAGATGAAAAACTGCCTAAGATTACTTGTATGACTTCTTTTCAAACTTTCTTTGGTGGGGCTTTTCACTGGTACGCATCGAAAGATATTAATGATTATCCATACATTCTTTGCTTTGACATAAGAACGGAGGCTTTTCAATTGTTAGACTTTCCTGATGATTTCCCCAAAGCAGAAGGCCTCTCGAGCCTGACGGTGTTAAATGAGAATCTGGCAATGATTGGATTTCCACGATGGAGAGGAGAACCCGAACCAAGTCAGATAATAGAGATTTGGGTGATGAAGCAATACGGGGTGAAAGAATCATGGACGAAGCAGTTTGTGATCGGCCCTTACATGGTTTTTTGCCCTTTATTGCTTTTGAATGATGAGTGGTTGCTGGTTGAATCCGACAACGGCCAATTGGGCCTTTGTGCACTTCATGAAAACAAGTTCAAGGGATTGCCATTCTACGGATTTCATTTGTCCTTAAGTGCTGTGGTTTATGAGGAGAGTCTGATTAGTTTAAATGACATCATATCAAGTGATTGTGAAAACGAGTaa
- the LOC140815077 gene encoding protein JINGUBANG-like gives MAINDINGAETSACQKSDLRRGKLGAIMSSDPFFAQDNEFNIHSSRRSSNVSSSSPPSDSTMYFSERNSVDSSPWSQPSPYVKSPWILYQFSGDEEKNEVDAQKSGSYVLVGSLSREEGHIYSLAASGDLLYTGSESKNVRVWKDCQDFSGFKSSSGLVKAIVVYGDRIYTGHQDGKIRVWRFSGDKRSTHKRVGNLPTTRDLLRKSINPRNYVEVRRNRTVPWIKHYDAVSCMSVDTDQGLLYSGSWDRTFKVWRISDSKCLESVRAHDDAVNSVEVGFCGLFFTGSADGTVKAWRRELVGKYTEHVLVETLLNEDHAVTSLAVNRAAGALYAGSSDGLVRFWERGKHFMSFSGVLRGHKMAVLCLAAMGNLVLSGSADSNICVWRRDVGGVHTCMAVLTGHGGPVKCLAVKNDTAETAEEDDGKSWVVYSGSLDKSVKVWRVTEHASVSLTERQEE, from the coding sequence ATGGCGATCAATGATATCAATGGAGCTGAGACCTCTGCTTGTCAGAAAAGCGATCTCCGGCGAGGAAAGCTCGGAGCCATCATGTCTTCTGATCCATTTTTCGCTCAAGATAATGAGTTTAATATCCATTCGTCACGCCGGAGTAGTAACGTCTCCTCTTCAAGCCCGCCTTCCGACTCAACCATGTATTTTTCCGAGCGAAATAGCGTTGATTCGTCTCCGTGGAGCCAACCTTCGCCTTATGTGAAATCTCCATGGATCCTGTACCAGTTTTCTGGAGACGAAGAGAAAAATGAGGTGGATGCTCAAAAGTCGGGCTCGTATGTACTTGTAGGAAGCCTTTCCCGTGAAGAAGGTCATATTTATTCCCTGGCAGCTTCGGGGGATTTGCTGTACACGGGATCAGAAAGCAAGAACGTGAGGGTATGGAAAGATTGTCAAGATTTTTCCGGGTTTAAATCCAGCAGTGGTTTGGTGAAAGCCATTGTTGTATATGGAGATAGGATTTATACAGGGCATCAAGATGGGAAAATCAGGGTTTGGAGATTTTCTGGGGATAAAAGAAGCACGCATAAGCGCGTTGGGAATTTGCCGACGACCCGAGATTTGCTGAGGAAATCGATAAATCCGAGAAACTATGTTGAAGTGAGGAGGAATCGTACAGTTCCATGGATAAAACATTACGACGCGGTTTCTTGCATGAGCGTCGATACCGATCAGGGGCTGTTGTATTCAGGTTCGTGGGATAGAACTTTCAAGGTGTGGAGAATCTCGGATTCTAAGTGTTTGGAATCTGTACGCGCGCATGACGATGCTGTCAATTCGGTGGAGGTTGGGTTTTGCGGCTTGTTCTTTACCGGTTCCGCCGACGGTACGGTGAAGGCATGGAGGAGAGAGCTGGTGGGAAAGTACACGGAGCATGTCCTggtggagacgttgctgaacgAAGACCACGCGGTGACGTCGCTGGCGGTGAACCGTGCCGCCGGGGCTCTGTACGCCGGGTCTTCCGACGGTCTGGTGAGATTTTGGGAGCGGGGGAAGCACTTCATGTCGTTCAGCGGCGTTTTGAGGGGACACAAGATGGCGGTTCTGTGTCTGGCTGCGATGGGGAATTTGGTACTAAGTGGATCGGCGGATAGCAATATATGCGTGTGGCGGAGGGATGTTGGTGGAGTTCACACATGCATGGCCGTGTTGACGGGGCATGGCGGGCCTGTGAAGTGCCTCGCCGTGAAGAATGACACGGCGGAGACCGCTGAAGAGGATGACGGCAAGTCGTGGGTTGTGTACAGTGGGAGCTTAGACAAGAGTGTGAAGGTTTGGAGAGTTACCGAACATGCCTCGGTTAGCTTGACGGAAAGGCAAGAAGAATAA